In Rhineura floridana isolate rRhiFlo1 chromosome 1, rRhiFlo1.hap2, whole genome shotgun sequence, the following proteins share a genomic window:
- the SCX gene encoding basic helix-loop-helix transcription factor scleraxis — protein MSFAMLRSAPSRFLYPEISMLSEDEENGSESSGSDEKPYHLDAGGGYSLTSIKRRSKKANRISREPRQRHTANARERDRTNSVNTAFTALRTLIPTEPADRKLSKIETLRLASSYISHLGNVLLVGEACGDGQPCHTTTSGFFHHSSSSGSSPPMRESEHAQPKQICTFCLSNQRKMSKDRDRKSAIRS, from the coding sequence ATGTCCTTTGCCATGCTGCGCTCGGCCCCCAGCCGCTTCCTCTACCCCGAGATCAGCATGCTCTCAGAGGACGAGGAGAACGGAAGCGAAAGCTCAGGCTCAGACGAGAAGCCCTACCACCTGGATGCCGGCGGGGGGTACAGCCTCACAAGCATCAAGCGCAGGAGCAAAAAGGCCAACCGGATCAGCAGGGAGCCCCGGCAGCGCCACACGGCCAACGCGCGGGAGCGGGACCGCACCAACAGCGTCAACACGGCCTTCACCGCCCTGAGGACTCTCATCCCCACCGAGCCGGCCGACAGGAAGCTCTCCAAGATCGAGACGCTCCGCCTGGCCTCCAGCTACATCTCCCACCTGGGCAATGTCCTCCTGGTGGGGGAAGCATGTGGAGACGGGCAGCCGTGCCACACCACCACGTCAGGCTTCTtccaccacagcagcagcagcggcagcagcccaCCCATGAGGGAAAGCGAACATGCCCAGCCCAAACAGATCTGCACTTTCTGCCTGAGCAACCAGAGGAAGATG